Below is a window of Sus scrofa isolate TJ Tabasco breed Duroc chromosome 10, Sscrofa11.1, whole genome shotgun sequence DNA.
ggtttgttaactgctgagccatgaagggaactcctacttgttaATATTTCAAGTGTCTGTTTTGGGGTCattttgttatgcagcaacagaGAGCCAAAAGAATACTGCCAAACTGCTGAAAACAGCTGAAAAGAAGgtcccccccattttttttttaaaaacagccacacctggagcatacggaagttcctgcgggtcaaatggcagctgcagctggggcctacagcaactcaggatctgagctgtgacctatgctgcagcttatggcaatgcctggatccttaacccactgaggccagggatcaaacatgcaacctcatggacactatgttgggttcttaacccactgagtcacagtgggaactccacatgttccGTTCtgatccctgattttttttttttttttttgtctttttgtctttttttttttttgttgttgttgttgttgttattgttgctatttctttggccgctccggcggcatatggaggttcccaggctaggggttgaatcggagctgtagccaccggcctacgccagagccacagcaatgccagatccaagccgcatctgcgatctacaccacggctcatggcaacaccagatccttaacccactgatggaggccagggattgaacctgcaacctcatggttcctagatggattctgagccacgacgggaactcctcagctctggatctttaacctgcatcctcatggatactaattgggtttgtaacctgctgagccacaacaggaactcctgttctccatttctaaaattaaaaaaatgccacATAAATGGAATGATACAGTGTGTAATCTTTTGGGGCCagctttttttcactcagtacAATTCCTTGGAGAGTCATCAAGATGTAGTATCCACGGTATGGCTGTActacaatttctttccttttttttgtttttggtctttttttgccatttcttgggtcactctcgcggcatatggaggttcccaggctaggggtctaatccgagccgtagccgccggcctacttcacagccacagcagcgcgggatccaagccgcgtctgtgacctacaccacagctcacggcaacgcgagatccttaacccaccgaacaaggccagggatcgaacccgcaacatggttcccagtcggattcgttaaccactgcgccacgacgggaactcccttactacAGTTTCTTAATCATTTACCTGCAGAAGGACATCTGCGCTGTTTCCAGTTTTCAGCTATTACCAATAAAGGTGCCGTGAACATTCGTGCACAGCTTTTTGTGGGACCATGTTTTCATCTCCTTCGGGATAAAGGTTAGAAGTACACTTACTGGGTCCTGTGTTAGGTGCttattaatttgaaaacaaactctTGGCTTGCTCTCATGTTCTCAAACACTGCTCTGTCCTACCCGCCCCCCAACTAAAGTTAAAAAAGCAACAATTCCCGCTCTAACATCACCTCCCCTTCCCTACATTCTCGAGCTCTTTTATGATTGTTGCTTTTCTGTGATTGTAATTTTCTCTGCCTCAGACTACAAGTGAGACTGCATGAAGGACAGAGTTCTGGGGTCTGTAACATTTTATATGAGAAACCATTCACAGGACAGACCGCAGGGTAATGAACACGCTGATCTGCTCTGCCTGCACTAACCCTTAGATACGCTAACTGAGGACTGCATTTACTTAAATCCCAGCATCTGTAGTCCTCATGCGCAGTCTCGATGCAGGGGGAGCGGGGCGCTGGGCACAGAACGTGGGACACGCGATCTGTGCAGTGGTGAGAACGACTTCTAGTGATTCACCCGGTCagcaggcgggggggggggggggcagcgagCATTCAGCTGGTTccggccacgcccgcagcatgtCCCATGCCCCTGAGTCCTCGAGCCCACTAAGCCGCCCTCAGGGGTCCGCGGCGCCCATTCCCCGCCCTCGGGAGTTCCCGGCGCCCACTCCTGAACCTGAGAACTAACGCTCTGGCTCCCTCGGAAGCCAGCCTGCAGGGCCCCGGCGTCGGGACCCTGCGGTCGGCAGGCGCGGCTCCGGGGCGCGAGTATCTAGCCGTGTGTCCGGATCCAGACCTAGCGAGGACCCGGTGTCGCCcggcccgccccctccccagccccagcccctcacctgccGACGGGAGAAGAGCGCCGTGCCTGGCTGTAGCACGCGGGAGCGACAGCGCTGGCAAAGAACCGCCTTCCGGTTCCGGCCCTCGGCGGACACCAGCTCACTCGGCGGCGTTATGGGGTCCATGACCACCACCCCGGCCCTCGGCCGCGACGCGCAGGCGTGGTCTGGGTACAACGCTCCACACCGCGCAGGCGCAATCTCGGCGGCGGCGCGGGTGCAAGCGCCGCTTCCGCGCCCCCGACCCCACTGCGCAGGCGCTGTCGGTCACCTCCGGACCCTGCGGCTGGGTGTGGGCGTGGCTTTGTGACAGGTGCCTCCTGGGAAGTGACAGCCTCTGCACAAGTTCACGTCGGCTCTGGGTTTCCCTTATAGTGAGTGCAACCTCAGGTGTGCATTTAGTCTCTTGAACGACAGGGACAATCCGGGGTCAGACCCCCATTAGCAAGTCTCAGCAGCAGTGGCTTCCATGGGACGCGGCCCACCTTCTGGGGCGGAGAGGTTCCTGGAAGCTTTAGTTGCTGCTCTCCGTCCCGATCGTTTACTGCGTGGCACGACACGGTGTTGAAGCGCTATGGAAATCTCTCGAATCACCAGTTTCGTCATGGTGGTGTATTGCAATGAGGTCAGAAAGGCCACCTTCCAGGCCCAGGGattcaggcatggccctaaagcCACTGCTCTGGGTCGTTACACTCTACTCTCATTCGCTCCCGTTAGTCTTTAGATCTCTAGAGTACTGGTTGTAGTGCAACAGGGTGGCCCTTCCTGAAATGGCAGGGGAAGCAGAATATGAAGGGGAGCTAAGCCATCTAACGAATATCTCATCTACCCACCACCCGTGTCtgcatctttttcctctttttccttcattagTTCAGCAATTTGCTTAGCAATTAGAGAATATGCTGTACTCTGAGGATGCTATGAGGACAGGCCTTTTGTACTGGAGAACACAGTACAAACAGGAAGACAGATCCAAGTCCAATGACTTGTGATAAAGACCATCAAGGGAAGGGAACAAAGTAACTGGAAACACAAATTCCACCTACTTTGTGTAAATCACAGGAGCAATTCTGTCTGGGGAATTAGAAGAGGCTTTACCTAGATGACAGTTGAATTGGGCAATAAAAAGTGACTAAGATTTGTCAGGAGAGCAATTTTATTTCCAATAGAAAGAACAGCATCATACAGTAGGGGGTGAGAACAAATTTAGGGGTGGTTAGTAGACCACTGTGGATGAAGCACATTTTAGGTGGGGGGAAGCGAGGGTGTAGAAAGGTGTAGTGAGCCCCTATTGCCGTGGCTCTACTGTCACCCTAAGGAATTTGAACTTCATAATGTGGGCAATAGGatattaatatttactgaaaatgtTCTGTATGTTAGGTATTGTAATGACCCTATCTGTGCGTTAGAAATATAACTGATGACAAGATGGGATTAGATTGGAAGGCAGGAAAATAGTAGAGGTAAAGCCATCAGGAGACTATAATCCATGAGTTGGGGGGGGCAATATGAACTATGCAGAGCAGAGGGAATAAAAATAtagtaatggggagttcccgttgtggctcagctgttaatgaatctgactagtatctatgatgacgcaggtttgatccctggcctcgctcagtgggttaaggacctggtgtcgccgtgagctgtggtgtagatcgcagatgtggctgggatctggtgttggctatggctatggtaaaggccattggctacagctctaagttgacccccagcctgggaacttccatatgctgtgggtgcgacactaaaaaacaaaaaacaaaaaaatagtaatggcagatcccgtcatggctcagtggaaacaaatctgactagcatccatgatgcaggtttgattcctggcattgtgcagggggttaagaatccagtgttgccacgagctgtggtgtagtttgcagatgtggcttggatctcgcattgctgtggctgtggcataggccagggcccaggaacctccatatgccgtgggtgcggccctaaaaaggaaaaaaaaaaaaaaaaaaaagaccaaaaaaaaatatagtaatgGATTTGGAACAATTAACTTAGACACTAATTGCATGTCTGTACTGTGGTAGAGGTGACAGGTGACCTAAGATAAAGGTAGCTTTCAGAGGTTAGATAACTAAGTGGCTGGCTGCTAGTTAAGGGAGCTAGAAAAACAGGAGGAACACCAAATATGGTCCGAGTAGATACCTGAGCACGACAGGTACAGAGGACTGGGGAGGGTGAAAGGGAGTAGCGGGGTATTCAGTTGTGGCTGCCTTATAAGAACTATTTGGGAATTTGGTCTGAAACTCAGCAGCTGGCAGTGAAGACAGCCCAGGAGCCATGGGTTCTCCAGGCCCCCTTCTCTGTtcccctctgtctctttctgagaGGATGAGCCCCAAGTGTCACAGCTTGGTTTGGTCGGCAGGCACAATCCATCCGCTAGAGAAAGGTTGGCAGGCCTCTTTCGTGAACCTCTTTGGCTCCCCCCTCCCTTTGCTCTGGGAATAGCAGGATTTTTGCAGTTCTGCAGGCCTTCCAAATAGCTGTTTGCATCACATTGCACAAATCTaagcaaatgggaaaaggactGGGGCGCCTAAAACAGTAAAATGCAAGTGGGTACAAAATGAGCCCAAGACTGCCTCTTCTTAATCCCCTTGGTTTCCTAGTAAAGTCCAAGTGTGAGAAGAGTCTGTGAATAGGTAATTCAAGTAACACTGTACTGATGAGACTCTCCAGAGATCTCTTACCTGTCTAACAGATACACAGGAGAGCTAGCTGGCAAACACACTGATGAACGGGTGGAAGAAAGAGAACCTACAGCTCATCGCTGTGCCTGGCCCCCAAAGTGTCTCGGAAGGTGATGCTGGTTCACCACAAACTCTCTTACAGGCACTTGAGACcactgatttttaatattttcttaaaaaaatacaaaggaaaggaaCTTTAGGTCAACACAATTCagggcaagaggaaaaaaatggaatttcagaGCAAAGGGAAAGTGCGCCCTTGTTTAGGCAACCACGTCTGCGTACTCCCAACACCCACAGAGCAGGGACTTCACTCCACGGCACAGGGGAGCCTGGGCTGGCAGCTCAGGACAGGAACAGCAGGTACGGAAACTAACAAGGATCTCAGTTGTCGTTGATGAGTCTATCCTGGGGTGAAGATAATCCACTCGAAAGACAGGGAGGGGAGGGTCTAGTAGGAAAGGGACTAATGTACAAAACGCAGCACAAAAAAACCAGTCCTTAGCAGAAGTATGCCCTTAAAGGAATGGGGTAGGAACCTGGGCCTGGGACTtcccagcagctgccagccacccTCGCCCTCTACAGAGCACGGCTGTGTGATGCGCAGAAGCGTTTGATTCCACAGGGAAGGATGGTCTCTCCCCCTCAAGGCAGGCCTTGCCTGGCGAGAGGAGCATGGAGaggtgagccacagcagggagtAAGACAATCGTGAAGTCACAGGAACGCCTAGCTCGTCCCAGGCCCACCAAACGCCCCCCTAACGTTCATCTAACGGGCTGGCTCTGTTACTTCAGATGGTCTCCGGGGCCCCAGAGCACAATATTCTTGTTCAGAAATACCTGGGGGCCATGGCAAGACCCTCAAAGAACACCCCCCTCTCAGTCCTTCAGGGGTTGCAGGTTCACTTTCATTCCTCCAAATCCAACTCACTTCACGCACCCTAAACCCAGCTCTGTCCCCCCATAGTGCCAGGCAGACCTCTCCTCCAGGCCCCCAAAGTTTTGCCAGGGCCCTTCCCTCTGTTCTCCTCCAGAGGGACCCAGATTGCCCCTCACCACCTGCAGACAGGTAAAGAGATTTATTCCCAGAAAACGAGAGCTGGGCCCTTCCAGTCATCCGGGCTGGACACTGCCCACACCCCATAGCTCATACTCACCTCAAGTCTCTGCAATCCTAGAGGCACAACTTACACACGTATTCTCCCAAGCACATGCCAGGTTAAAAACGACAAGAAGGTGCTCCTTTGGCCAGGAGGAGAGGTGGCCTGGCCTCACACCTGCTCCGTGTGCAGTCTCCTCCCTTGAGTGTCTGCTACCCACCCTCCTCCAGGCCAACTACCAGCACGAGGAGGGCTGTCAAATGAGGACAAGCATCAGGCACTGGCGCTTGTTATCACCCTGTGCACACAGTGAGAAACAGACATTCTGGAAAGGACCCTTGGTTCTCTACACTGTCCCTTGGCCTGGTCACTTCTCTCGGAGGACACACACGCCAGCGTCACAGCGCTGGGTGCCCATGGAGGTCACGACCTCCCAGCTGTCGATGATGGGGTCGTAGCACTCGATGCTGCTCAGCAGGGAATTCCCGTCATAGCTGAGTGGGGAGAACAAAGGAGGGAATgagctccctgcccctctccttaCAGTTCTTTCCAGAGCCTCGCCCACAGCCCACAGGCCCCGCCCACAGACCCACAAGTCCCGCCCACACAGCTCTTCCCACAGAGCCCCGCCCACACAAGTCTAACTGCATGGCTGCCATGGAGATGTCCCTGGGAACCAAACCCTGTCTCCCCACCAGACTGGATCACACCTCCTGGGATTCCAATTGGAACCCTCACCCTGCAATTGCATAAAGTCTCCCCCGAAGCACTGTCGCCCCGACGTAGCATCGAGGGGTGGTCATGCTAGTGACTGTTGTCCAGGAATCCGTGCGAATGTTGTATGCTTCAACAGAAGAGAGGTGGGCTGTACCGTCAAATCCCCCCACCACATAAATATGGTCATTCAGCAGGGCGACTCCTGCGCCTGGGGGAGAAAAAGTACAGCAAATGAACACCATTAAGCTTAGGCTCTGTTTTCTAGAAATGAAACACAGTCACTGCTGGCTAGCTGAATTCCAGTGGGGCTGAGGGATGGGACCTGGGCCAGACAAGCCGAGGGGAATCTAGTCCAGCACAGGTGACCCTGTCTGCGCACCTTTTGGGTAGGACTTGAAAAACTTAACTGCTATCTTCACTCTCATTAATTCACAGCCCTATCTGCTTCATCAGGAGAAAAGCATCAAAGGAAGAAGGCGGCTGTGACTCTGGATCTGGAGCACATTTCATCCTGAGGAGGGGCTCTCTCCCTCCTGCGCCCCAGCACACCCATCAGGAAGCTCCTCTGCTGCCTACACCTTGTGCACAGGCCTGGTGGGGATGCTGGAGTGCAGGGTGGGGGCCGAGACACCAAAAACAAGCAAGACCCAGGAGGCTTTGCTCAAGAGGAATCTAGGTGCAAGtttaggctgtcttttttttttttttttcctttccttttttctttgtctttttagggctgcactggaggcctatggaagttcccaggccagagctcgaatctgagctatagctgccggccaacaccacagccacagcaacgtgggatccaagctgtgactgcgacctacactacaacgccagatcctcaactcactgagtgaggccagggatcgaacctgtgtcctcatggatactagtcaggttcattaccaccgagccacaacgggaacatctAGGCTGTCTTTATTCTCACTGTATTTGGAGAAAACAGGTGAACAGGAGAGCTAGGTCTGCAGTGAAGAAGCGGCCCAGCTCTGGCACGATGCTGGGGCTGGTGGCTGCACCCCCGCTCACGCAAAGCTCTGACAACTGTCTGTTGCCCCTCAGAGCTGACTGGTCTTACCAGAGCGCTTGGTGGCCATTGGTGTAACATTAGTCCAGTGTCCTGTGTGGGGATCATACTTCTCAACTGAGTTTAAGATATTCAAACCATCATATCCTCCTGAAAGACAAAGCAGAGACTACTCCAGAAGCGCCCATTCCCAGCCTGCCTTTCTTGAGTGTTTCAACTAATTCTTTTAATTCCAGCTCTCCCTCAGGGTTCCAACAGTCCAGTGAGAACTCTGACAATCCCCCGTTTTCTGCTTCCCTGGAAAGGAGAATTCCAGCTAGTGAGAAATATCTTGGGAGAGACTGGGTGTTAGTTGAAAGAAGTCTATAAACTTAATTCTGGGAAGAGGGACCCCAGCCCGAGCCCACCATCCAGCAGTCCCCGCCCTGTGTCCCAGCCGGAATACCTAGACAGTAGATCACCCCGCTGGCCACCACGAGGCCAGCGCCCTCCCGGGCCGTCTGCATGTCTCCCAGCATGCTCCACTGGTCAATGTTTGGGTCATAGCGCTCCATGCTGGTGTGACGCCGGCTGCCGTCAAAGCCCCCAGAGACATAGATCATATCTGCTCAGAATGAACAAGATGAGTCACAGAGCATCAGAGAATGAGAGATTTCTaagaactcttttatttttttctttattggctgcccctgtggcatatggaagttcactgggcttggatcgaatccaagctggagcttcaacttacaccacagctgcagcaacactggatccttaacccactgcgccacggagGGAATCCtcaaagaactcttttttttttttttttaatatatatatatttttttattttcccactacagcaagggggtcaggttatccttacatgtatacattacaattacattttttcccccaccctttcttctgttgcaacatgagtatctagacaaagttctcaatgctaaaCTCTTTTTCTTTACAAATCTCCCAAAACTCGTTCAAATATCTGGGAGCAAAAGCAAGTGTTTTTTACAAGATAAGTcaattaagcctttttttttttttgtctttctctcttttttagggccgtacctgtggcatatggaggttcccaggctaggggtcaaattggagctgcagctgccagcctacgccacagccacagcaacgcgggatccgagccgcgtctgcaacctacaccacagctcacggcaatgccagatccttaacccactgagcaaggccagggattgaacctgaatcctcatggatgccagtcaggtctGTTAACTGCTAGgccgctatgggaactccccaattaagcctttttaaaaagaggacagCATAATCAAGACATGTAAAAAGAATGGGGTAAGATGCAATCTTGAAACACATTCCAAGACCAGAAGGAGTTGGCAAAAACACAACTAGCGCCAATTCTCCACTCAGCACACTGGAACTCAATTTCCCAACTTCGTCATCAGTGCTGAACACCCATGAGCATTTCCGAAAGTAGAGAGGCCGTTCTGACCTTATCAGCAACCTCCACCTTTCATGGAGACGTAGGAACCCCGATCCAGCCACCCCAAAATGCAAACACTGCCCTGTGCTCCAGCCTACCTCCTAGGGTGGTGGCTCCAGCCAGGCCCCGTCGGACATTCATAGGGGCCACAGAATACCAGACCCCGTCCTCATCTGCCGTGTAGTCTAGGCATTCCACCGAACTGAGGCGGGAACGGCCGTCATAGCCACCAATCACATAGATCCGGTCGTGAAGGGACACCGAGGCCACGTAGCGTCTCTTCCGAGTGATGCTCTGAGGGTCAGGAGAGAAGAGGGACCTCTGTTGTTCCAGTCACTCGAGTCTCAGCCTCACCTTTTGCTGTCCTTCCCGCTTTTGTCTACATTTTTGCTTCTTCGCCTGTCACCATGAAGCCTTCTGAGCAGAGGTTCATCCTCCTGTCCATTTGCCTCTAATGCTTCCAGGACCTCACGTCTTTCCGTTATCCAGTATGAGTCCCTGCTGTTCCATGAGGCACTTGGCTAATGACCGACATCCTTCCATAAAGTGGGAAAGTATTACTACACTGCTAGCTAAGGGCCAGGATCCAGACCCAAAAAGTTAGGAGAACTGATCAAAAGATCTCCATGTTTTCTCAGAATTATTACTGTTCATTCAGTGCTGAGACAGAGACATACCAAGGGAAAGAGAGACAGCTTCTGAGTTCCAGTGCACACCAGTTTCACCCAATTTAACACTGAGTTCAGGTTAACAGGGCGTGACCAGTGGAACAGCCTGGGAGGTACAGACAGCCCAGGAAGGTGTGGAAACAGTGGTGGCCAGCTGAGTTTCGTGTGACACAGGGCCATTAGTATTTCTGACATCTAATCAGTCAATAACTAATACTGACTACCAATGGTGTGCACGACACTGCTGTCAGGAACGTCACACTGTTACGGGGCTTTGCCACTTTTAGGGCTGGATTAGTGATGATCTGGAGTCAGGGGTGGACACTGAAGTGCATTTTCCACACCTGTTTCCATCAGTACTTACTGGCAAAAAGCTCCACTCCTGAGTTTTGGGGTCATACTTCTCTACCACGTCGATGGGAGACTGCTGGCTTCCGAAGCCCCCGACCACCAGAAGCACTTCATTGGCTCCTGAGGACGAGAGAGACGGGGGAGGTCACTTCACATGGCTGCTGGAGAACGCCTTCTGGGGGGGGAGGAGCAGAAAGTTCTAGGATGTCTTGTTTCATGCAGCCTGGAGAGGCAATGTGAACCAGAGACTGTCTAATAGGAAATCATCTACTCCCAAGGAAAATGCAtctgtgaaatttaaatttctggaCAACATGAAGACTCCAGAGGATAAGCCTGCACATACACTACCCCAACCCATCCAGGGGACTGGCTGACTTCACACAGGCTCCAGGTGCCGGCTGGAGGAGccctctgcccttcctgcctGTAACACTCAAAATACAGTGTCTGTAGTGGCAAAGAATGCTCTCCTAGGCTTGTCCCCAGAAGTTGAGGGTTGTGGCTTAGGAACAAATGACagatttaaaacatcttttccatgaagttttatttttttccaagttagCCTACCAAAGGACTATGTTTCCTGCCAATTCAGCAAAACTGCCAGGTAACTGTAAGAATAGGCTTTTAAAGGGAGTCTTTTTCTactatttccccaaagaagacatttttaCAGCTTTGATCGCTTCACCTCCCCCTCGAGGATTTATCTGCCTAATGTTACTGTGGCAGGATTTCTTTTGAGGAAATCTGCTCTATGAGGCCTCAGGGGGAGAACAGTTGGCTGTGGCTTTTCAGGCAATTCTTTCACCAGGAGGGCATTTAACTGACCTGGACTCCCAAACAGCAAATGtagtacctttatttttttatttatttatttttgtctttttgccttttctagggctgctcccgaggcatatggaggttcccaggctaggtccaataggagctgtagccgctggccgacACCAGAataacagcaacgcaggatcggagctgtctgcgcgacctacaccacagctcatggcaacgctgaatccttattaacccactgagcaaggctagggatcgaacccacacccttatggttcctagccggattcgttaaccactgagccataaggggaactctgCAAATGTAGTACCTTTAAACTGACAAGAATACAGAGAAGCCCTAATGAAGTCATGGCTCCGACAGCTCTCAGGGGAAGTTAACATGCTGTTTTGTGATGCTTAGCAGGAAGCACACCACCATCACCTTGACAAAAAAAATGAGGCTGAATCTTATCAAGCGTCTAGTCTAACCACCAGTTTACAGGAAATAACGGGGGATGTGAGAACTTTGGACAAAGTTACTTGGATGCAATCAGAATCTAGAGTGTGGGAAACTCTACAGGTTTCTTCAACAAAATGCAAGGAAAAACCAGAGCAAGCGGGAAAAACCCTATGAATTAAAAGAGACTAGAGAGACACATAAACTCAATGCAGCGTGTGGACTGTGTGGAGCCTGAATGGGGCAATAAAGtgctcaaaaacaaagaaaagtaaattatggGAAAACTGAGGATATGTGAACACATACTTGATATGTGATGATGATAAGGAATTGGTTGTGTGGCCCTTTTCTACCCGGAAGTGGGGCTGGACCTGCTGCTCTGCGGTGAGCCGCTGATTTGGAGTTCAGTTCTGCAGGACGGGGTTTGTAAAAGTTGTCAAGAATAAgacctactggagttcccgtcatggctcagtggttaaccaatccaactaggaaccatgaggttgtgggtttgatccctggtcttgctcagtgggttaaggatccggcattgccgtgacctgtggtgtaggtcgcagacacggctcggatcctgagttgctgtggctgtggcgtaggctggtggctacagatctgattagccacttagcctgggaacctccatgtgccgtgggtatggccttagaaaagacaaaaaaaaaaacaaacaaacaaaaaaagaaagaataagaccTACTTCAAGAAGTACCAAGTGAAATTTACAAGAAGATGAGAGAG
It encodes the following:
- the KLHL12 gene encoding kelch-like protein 12 isoform X1, producing MGGIMAPKDIMTNTHAKSILNSMNSLRKSNTLCDVTLRVEQKDFPAHRIVLAACSDYFCAMFTSELSEKGKPYVDIQGLTASTMEILLDFVYTETVHVTVENVQELLPAACLLQLKGVKQACCEFLESQLDPSNCLGIRDFAETHNCVDLMQAAEVFSQKHFPEVVQHEEFILLSQGEVEKLIKCDEIQVDSEEPVFEAVINWVKHAKREREECLPDLLQYVRMPLLTPRYITDVIDAEPFIRCSLQCRDLVDEAKKFHLRPELRSQMQGPRTRARLGANEVLLVVGGFGSQQSPIDVVEKYDPKTQEWSFLPSITRKRRYVASVSLHDRIYVIGGYDGRSRLSSVECLDYTADEDGVWYSVAPMNVRRGLAGATTLGDMIYVSGGFDGSRRHTSMERYDPNIDQWSMLGDMQTAREGAGLVVASGVIYCLGGYDGLNILNSVEKYDPHTGHWTNVTPMATKRSGAGVALLNDHIYVVGGFDGTAHLSSVEAYNIRTDSWTTVTSMTTPRCYVGATVLRGRLYAIAGYDGNSLLSSIECYDPIIDSWEVVTSMGTQRCDAGVCVLREK